One segment of Anatilimnocola aggregata DNA contains the following:
- a CDS encoding PfkB family carbohydrate kinase, which yields MPLLVVGSVALDSIQTPTAYRDRVLGGSAVFFSYAASYFAPVRLVGVVGEDWPAEHTQLLQGRNIDTAGLHVVAGGKTFFWKGKYLPNMNDRETLEVELNVFGDFKPVLPDHFKRSDYVFLANGSPVTQMNTLEQVRGPKLVVADTMDLWIRVQHEALIELLNRVDGLVLNDSEARLLTGEENVVTAGRKVLGMGPKFVVVKKGEHGAVFFSAHETYTLPAYPTERVIDPTGAGDSFAGGMMGYLAHKNSFDPRVLKEAMAYGILVASFNVEDFSLERMKQIDRSDLDLRMEQYRKMLSF from the coding sequence ATGCCGCTGCTTGTTGTTGGTTCGGTCGCGCTCGATAGCATTCAAACACCCACCGCTTATCGCGATCGCGTGCTCGGCGGCTCGGCCGTTTTCTTCTCGTACGCAGCCAGCTATTTCGCCCCCGTTCGCCTGGTGGGAGTGGTCGGTGAAGATTGGCCCGCGGAACACACGCAGCTGCTGCAAGGCCGCAACATCGATACGGCCGGACTGCACGTGGTGGCGGGTGGCAAGACGTTCTTCTGGAAGGGCAAGTACCTGCCCAACATGAACGACCGCGAAACGCTCGAAGTCGAACTGAATGTGTTCGGCGATTTCAAACCGGTGCTACCCGACCATTTCAAACGGTCGGACTATGTCTTCCTGGCGAACGGCTCGCCGGTAACGCAGATGAACACGCTCGAGCAGGTACGCGGGCCGAAGCTGGTGGTGGCCGATACGATGGACCTGTGGATTCGCGTGCAGCATGAGGCGCTGATCGAACTCCTCAATCGCGTCGACGGCCTGGTGCTGAACGATAGCGAAGCCAGGCTGCTGACCGGCGAAGAGAACGTCGTCACTGCTGGCCGCAAAGTGCTGGGGATGGGGCCGAAGTTCGTCGTGGTGAAAAAGGGTGAGCACGGCGCTGTCTTTTTCTCGGCGCATGAAACGTACACATTGCCAGCCTATCCCACCGAGCGCGTGATCGACCCGACCGGCGCTGGCGACAGTTTTGCCGGCGGCATGATGGGGTACCTGGCTCACAAGAACAGCTTTGACCCGCGCGTGCTAAAGGAGGCCATGGCCTACGGCATTCTGGTCGCCAGCTTCAACGTTGAAGACTTCAGCTTGGAGCGAATGAAGCAGATCGACCGCTCGGACCTCGATCTGCGCATGGAGCAGTATCGCAAGATGCTGTCGTTCTAA
- a CDS encoding DUF1559 family PulG-like putative transporter, translated as MSYVSRKNHSGFTLVELLVVIAIIGVLIALLLPAVQTARESARRTHCFNNLKQLGIATHNFHQQYNRLPPYWSENNVAKNPDGGWIVGLLPFMEQQTAYDTVLGSNNGRMTTTRTVNNPDESAGYVPGYWTGRGPYVPNPPQPGGATNHMGHTFPRDPVNSGSYVPPGTYVGGSGTAPTYDYGNTGIMLISSHSFSALHCVSDPSSIQSSKRINWNPLNSGYAAVPWVTTNYQANYLGWVMDAGESRVGVQWDVGTGKPPVAPKLDAVMAYKDITDGLSNTIMFGEGMRFCDGTYRFAYWSKYAFQHSHNFGVEWNGKANTFMFQSMPHRTRCNNWRLQGLHFGTLSTVLFDGSVKSIQKEISRRETSDPDFPTVGVDAAFTTNDPSTEFDGTWDRLMMPSDAQPLGSF; from the coding sequence ATGTCTTACGTCTCGCGGAAGAATCATTCGGGGTTCACTCTTGTGGAACTCCTGGTGGTGATCGCCATTATTGGCGTGTTGATTGCTCTGTTGCTGCCTGCCGTGCAGACCGCACGCGAGTCCGCTCGTCGCACGCATTGCTTCAATAATTTGAAGCAGTTAGGCATCGCGACGCATAACTTTCATCAGCAGTACAATCGACTGCCACCCTACTGGTCGGAAAACAACGTCGCGAAGAATCCGGACGGGGGCTGGATTGTCGGTCTGTTGCCATTCATGGAGCAGCAAACGGCTTACGACACTGTATTGGGCTCCAACAACGGGCGAATGACCACGACGCGAACCGTAAACAACCCCGATGAGTCTGCAGGTTATGTTCCTGGCTATTGGACTGGCCGCGGCCCATACGTTCCCAATCCTCCACAGCCGGGTGGTGCTACGAATCACATGGGGCACACGTTCCCGCGCGATCCAGTCAACTCCGGTTCTTACGTGCCGCCCGGAACATATGTTGGAGGTTCTGGCACGGCCCCGACATACGATTACGGCAACACCGGGATTATGTTGATCTCATCGCATTCCTTTTCAGCGCTGCACTGCGTCTCGGATCCGAGTTCGATCCAGTCTAGTAAGCGAATTAACTGGAATCCGCTCAACTCTGGCTACGCCGCAGTGCCTTGGGTTACCACGAATTACCAGGCCAACTATTTGGGCTGGGTGATGGACGCCGGCGAAAGTCGAGTTGGAGTTCAGTGGGATGTTGGCACCGGCAAGCCACCCGTTGCTCCCAAGCTCGATGCGGTGATGGCCTACAAGGACATCACCGATGGCCTTTCGAACACGATTATGTTTGGCGAAGGGATGCGATTTTGCGACGGTACGTACCGATTTGCCTATTGGAGCAAGTACGCGTTTCAGCACTCTCATAATTTTGGGGTGGAGTGGAACGGCAAGGCAAACACCTTCATGTTTCAGTCGATGCCACATCGCACTCGCTGCAACAATTGGCGGTTGCAGGGCCTCCACTTTGGCACGCTATCCACGGTGCTGTTCGACGGCAGCGTGAAATCAATCCAAAAGGAAATCAGCCGTCGCGAAACGAGCGATCCTGACTTCCCGACGGTTGGCGTCGATGCCGCCTTCACCACCAACGACCCGAGTACCGAGTTTGACGGCACCTGGGACCGGCTGATGATGCCCAGCGATGCTCAGCCTCTGGGGTCGTTCTAA
- a CDS encoding serine/threonine protein kinase has product MASIFDSLRGMFADKRTDIGERFQILREAINGTMSNFHMALDHTTGKTVGLKILDTEKTAVFEARFKGLNKPSEGKIAAQLKHPRIVDTFEHGTAKDGRQYILMEFVPGLGMNVLLKQGELKLVGHHHELVREMAEALDAVHKAGFIHRDICPRNFIVAPDCKSLKLIDFGLTVPNQKEYWLPGNRTGTPLYMAPEIVRRKTTDHRVDIFSFGVTAYQLCAGEFPWPSGDTTGKGALQHDAKPPQEILELVPNLNRTLARTIMQCIQADPNARPVSFDVIVKTLKPVNSDTV; this is encoded by the coding sequence ATGGCCAGTATCTTCGATTCACTCCGCGGTATGTTCGCGGACAAGCGAACCGACATCGGCGAGCGCTTTCAGATCTTGCGCGAAGCGATCAACGGCACCATGTCGAATTTTCACATGGCCCTCGATCACACCACCGGCAAAACGGTGGGGCTCAAGATTCTCGACACCGAAAAGACCGCTGTCTTCGAAGCTCGCTTCAAGGGTCTCAACAAGCCCAGCGAAGGGAAGATCGCGGCGCAGCTGAAGCATCCGCGGATTGTCGATACGTTCGAACACGGCACCGCCAAAGATGGCCGGCAATACATCCTGATGGAGTTCGTTCCCGGCCTCGGCATGAACGTACTGCTTAAGCAGGGCGAATTGAAGCTCGTGGGGCATCATCATGAATTGGTGCGCGAGATGGCCGAAGCCCTCGATGCGGTGCACAAGGCGGGCTTCATTCACCGCGACATTTGCCCGCGCAACTTTATCGTCGCGCCCGACTGCAAATCGCTCAAGCTCATCGACTTTGGACTCACGGTGCCCAATCAGAAAGAGTATTGGCTCCCTGGCAATCGCACGGGGACTCCGCTCTATATGGCCCCCGAGATTGTTCGCCGCAAAACAACCGACCATCGCGTCGACATCTTCTCATTCGGCGTGACCGCCTATCAACTGTGCGCCGGCGAGTTCCCCTGGCCTTCGGGCGACACGACGGGCAAGGGTGCTCTGCAGCACGATGCGAAGCCGCCGCAAGAGATTCTCGAGCTTGTCCCCAACCTAAACCGCACGCTGGCCCGCACGATCATGCAGTGCATTCAAGCGGACCCCAATGCCCGGCCAGTTTCGTTCGACGTAATCGTCAAGACGCTGAAGCCGGTGAACTCGGATACTGTGTGA
- a CDS encoding HEAT repeat domain-containing protein, whose protein sequence is MIFVRHRILIAAVVATGLAGTLGCQKNVDPQQELLAQLQHPEPGRRLIAGTSIREMRPVPEPFIRPLMEALNDQDASLRCLAAESLGEVGPIGHNYVNELVKIANNHFDHQVREKLQQSIQKISDSK, encoded by the coding sequence ATGATTTTTGTCCGCCACCGCATTCTAATTGCGGCTGTGGTCGCAACTGGACTCGCGGGTACCCTGGGTTGCCAGAAGAACGTTGATCCTCAGCAGGAATTGCTCGCTCAATTGCAGCATCCGGAGCCTGGCCGGCGATTGATTGCCGGGACTTCGATTCGCGAAATGAGGCCGGTGCCGGAACCCTTCATTCGGCCGCTGATGGAGGCGCTCAACGATCAAGATGCGAGCTTGCGGTGCCTGGCCGCCGAGTCGTTGGGCGAGGTCGGTCCAATCGGACACAATTACGTGAACGAACTAGTGAAGATCGCCAACAACCACTTCGACCATCAGGTACGCGAAAAATTGCAGCAGTCGATACAGAAAATCAGCGACTCGAAATAG
- a CDS encoding DUF1559 domain-containing protein has translation MLRHRLRGFTLVELLVVIAIIGVLMALLLPAVQAAREAARSAQCKNNVRQIGLALHNYHDTYDRLPPGWIADAPEGTPGWGWTVSILPQLEQTPLQNLVNRNLPISHAANQQAREQVLNLLLCPSDPSPKRFLLGSGGDHDDHDHDHDHEDEEHEDEHEEDGAVHRHSIDDGTPLFSVSRSNYIGMFGSNEVEDDPAAGNGAFAFLSQTRFASITDGLSNTLLVGERHGRFGGSMWQGVVPTANEGMLRIVGVADHTPNHHDHHFDDFTSFHPGGTHFVMGDGSVRRIDDHIDLGVYQGMATIGGGEISQ, from the coding sequence ATGTTGCGTCACCGTTTGCGCGGTTTCACACTGGTGGAACTGTTGGTCGTTATTGCCATTATTGGCGTCCTCATGGCGCTGCTGTTGCCTGCGGTTCAAGCCGCTCGCGAAGCAGCCCGTAGTGCCCAGTGCAAAAACAACGTTCGCCAGATCGGTCTGGCCTTGCACAACTACCACGATACTTACGACCGACTTCCCCCCGGTTGGATTGCCGATGCACCCGAAGGAACGCCCGGCTGGGGCTGGACCGTGAGCATTCTGCCACAACTCGAACAGACGCCGCTGCAGAACCTGGTGAATCGCAATCTGCCGATCTCGCATGCCGCGAATCAGCAGGCGCGCGAGCAAGTGCTGAACCTGCTCCTCTGCCCATCTGACCCCAGTCCCAAGCGGTTCCTGCTTGGGTCGGGTGGCGACCATGACGATCACGACCATGACCATGATCACGAAGATGAAGAGCACGAAGACGAACACGAGGAGGATGGGGCCGTTCATCGGCACTCGATCGACGACGGCACGCCGTTGTTCTCGGTCTCGCGCTCGAACTACATCGGCATGTTCGGCTCGAATGAAGTGGAAGACGATCCGGCAGCTGGCAACGGCGCGTTCGCTTTCCTCAGCCAAACCCGCTTTGCCAGCATCACCGACGGCTTAAGCAACACGCTGCTTGTGGGTGAACGTCACGGCCGCTTTGGCGGCAGTATGTGGCAAGGCGTGGTGCCGACGGCCAACGAAGGAATGCTCCGCATCGTCGGTGTAGCCGATCACACCCCGAATCACCACGACCATCACTTCGACGATTTCACTAGTTTCCATCCTGGCGGTACGCACTTTGTCATGGGCGATGGCTCGGTTCGCCGCATCGACGATCACATCGATCTGGGCGTCTATCAAGGCATGGCGACGATTGGCGGCGGCGAAATTTCGCAGTGA
- a CDS encoding HEAT repeat domain-containing protein translates to MLSAYCQWLLVSLFVAGLVASLGCRGDVDPEAETLQQLQKGSADQRWTAALSICEMRPVPESHIKPLITALNDEDLRVRLAAARALGETGIAGQKHVNEFVDAYTHHPDPQVKSVLQQSIDKLNESR, encoded by the coding sequence ATGCTTTCGGCATATTGTCAGTGGCTGCTTGTCAGCTTGTTCGTGGCGGGGTTGGTGGCCTCCCTTGGCTGTCGGGGCGACGTTGACCCGGAAGCGGAAACACTTCAACAATTGCAGAAGGGATCAGCCGACCAGCGATGGACCGCAGCACTATCGATCTGTGAAATGCGGCCGGTTCCAGAAAGTCACATCAAGCCCCTGATCACAGCGCTCAATGACGAGGATCTCCGAGTTCGACTCGCTGCAGCGAGGGCACTGGGAGAAACCGGTATCGCCGGGCAAAAGCATGTGAACGAGTTTGTTGACGCCTACACGCATCATCCTGATCCACAAGTAAAGTCTGTCTTGCAGCAAAGTATTGATAAACTAAACGAGTCGCGGTAG
- a CDS encoding ABC transporter permease subunit, producing MNRILLRKCLAEVQLLFIACALLLFTFCWVRVFIVASLETSAFASIIDKLWENWGRFSPVPLSQLLSYSGRVAIAYDEPVVVFCIAIFAIARGSAAVSGELGRGTMEMLLAQPISRMQVLYSQAAVTVSCLALLCILSWLGTWSGIHTAEVTEQAPAKSISIPLLDVRIPIPFGPREKIKIPMRERVTASNFAPGALNLFCLGFCVAGVTTLASACDRYRWRTIGIVSCLFVLQMIFKVLGRAFDSTSFFEWITIFGAYEPQRLVYIAVDLPQYNWALSLPSIDGRPAMTGPLTYYITLVTIGTLGYLAAGVVFHRRDLPAPL from the coding sequence ATGAATCGCATCTTGCTCCGCAAGTGCCTTGCCGAAGTGCAGCTGCTGTTCATTGCCTGCGCGCTTCTGTTGTTTACGTTCTGCTGGGTCCGCGTCTTCATTGTGGCCAGCCTGGAAACGAGCGCGTTCGCCTCGATCATCGACAAGCTGTGGGAAAACTGGGGCCGGTTCTCACCGGTGCCGCTCAGTCAATTACTCTCCTACAGCGGACGGGTCGCCATTGCCTATGACGAACCCGTCGTTGTCTTCTGTATTGCAATCTTCGCCATCGCGCGCGGTTCCGCCGCCGTGAGTGGTGAACTGGGCCGCGGCACGATGGAAATGCTGCTCGCGCAGCCAATCAGCCGAATGCAAGTTTTGTATTCGCAGGCCGCGGTGACGGTGTCTTGCCTGGCGCTGCTCTGCATCCTCTCGTGGCTGGGAACATGGAGCGGCATTCACACGGCCGAAGTAACCGAGCAGGCTCCGGCGAAGTCGATTTCGATTCCGCTACTCGACGTGCGCATTCCCATTCCGTTTGGCCCGCGCGAGAAGATCAAGATTCCGATGCGCGAGCGCGTGACGGCGAGCAACTTTGCTCCCGGAGCGCTCAATTTGTTTTGCCTGGGCTTTTGTGTGGCGGGCGTGACTACTCTCGCCTCCGCCTGCGACCGCTATCGCTGGCGGACGATTGGCATTGTCTCGTGCCTGTTCGTGCTGCAGATGATCTTCAAAGTTCTGGGGCGCGCGTTCGATAGTACCAGCTTCTTTGAATGGATCACCATCTTTGGAGCCTACGAACCGCAGCGACTCGTTTATATCGCCGTCGACTTGCCGCAGTACAACTGGGCCCTCTCGCTCCCTTCGATCGATGGCCGCCCTGCAATGACTGGCCCGCTGACCTATTACATCACGCTGGTCACGATCGGCACACTCGGCTACCTGGCTGCGGGCGTGGTGTTTCATCGTCGCGATTTGCCGGCACCGCTATAG
- a CDS encoding DUF1559 family PulG-like putative transporter, with the protein MPASRKNRSAFTLVELLVVIAIIGVLIALLLPAVQTARESARRTHCFNNLKQFAIATHNFHQQYNRLPPYWSEGNTAKFPDGGWLVQSLPFLEQQPLYDSIVGDNGGRLVYSSTSTSTLVTPASTNPPYQPARTVNNGGRWVTIGTTPGSPSSHMGHSFPGSATTQREWQGPPNTTIPAVGSPATYSTVTTTTRKGLYTVADVSFPALHCLSDPSSVQASKKVPGPAGMTWTMTNYQANFLGWVADASQQRIGVELEVGSALALSPKMDALVGYKDITDGLSNTIMFGEGMRYCDGAYRLAYWGKYARFNAHNFGVEWNGKGNTFMFQSIPHRARCNNWRVQGLHFGTLSVALFDGSVRSIQSTISRRETSDPDFPQMGVDAAFSTNDPSTEFDGTWDRLMMPDDAQPLGTF; encoded by the coding sequence ATGCCTGCCTCGCGAAAGAATCGATCTGCTTTCACGCTCGTTGAACTTCTCGTCGTTATTGCCATCATCGGTGTGCTCATCGCATTGCTTCTGCCTGCGGTGCAAACCGCCCGCGAGTCGGCGCGGCGCACGCACTGTTTTAACAACCTGAAGCAATTCGCAATCGCCACCCACAACTTTCATCAGCAATACAATCGCCTCCCCCCCTATTGGTCGGAAGGGAATACAGCCAAATTCCCAGATGGTGGCTGGCTCGTTCAATCGCTGCCCTTTTTGGAGCAGCAGCCATTATATGACTCGATCGTCGGCGATAACGGCGGACGACTGGTTTATTCATCCACTTCAACATCGACGTTGGTAACACCCGCGTCCACCAATCCTCCCTACCAGCCTGCACGCACCGTGAACAATGGCGGTCGGTGGGTAACGATCGGCACGACTCCCGGTTCTCCATCCAGTCACATGGGGCACAGTTTTCCCGGATCTGCGACCACTCAGCGCGAATGGCAGGGGCCGCCCAATACAACCATTCCCGCGGTTGGTTCCCCCGCCACCTATTCGACCGTGACCACAACCACGAGAAAGGGCCTGTATACCGTCGCCGATGTCTCTTTCCCCGCGCTGCATTGCTTGTCGGATCCAAGTTCCGTCCAGGCGTCGAAGAAAGTTCCAGGACCGGCAGGCATGACGTGGACCATGACCAACTATCAGGCGAACTTCTTGGGTTGGGTCGCCGATGCCAGTCAGCAGCGGATTGGCGTAGAGTTAGAAGTTGGCAGCGCACTCGCTTTGTCACCCAAAATGGATGCGCTTGTGGGCTACAAGGACATTACAGACGGCCTCTCGAACACCATTATGTTCGGCGAAGGAATGCGCTACTGCGATGGTGCCTACCGTTTGGCCTATTGGGGCAAGTATGCCCGGTTTAACGCCCATAATTTTGGTGTCGAGTGGAATGGAAAGGGCAACACTTTCATGTTTCAGTCGATACCGCATCGCGCTCGCTGCAATAACTGGCGGGTCCAGGGACTTCACTTCGGCACGTTGTCGGTGGCCCTGTTCGATGGCAGTGTGCGATCGATCCAGAGCACGATTAGTCGTCGCGAGACTAGCGATCCTGACTTCCCGCAAATGGGTGTCGACGCCGCCTTTAGCACCAACGATCCCAGCACCGAGTTCGATGGCACTTGGGACCGTCTGATGATGCCCGACGATGCCCAGCCTTTGGGCACGTTTTAA
- a CDS encoding PH domain-containing protein, whose translation MNCPSCQAEMPADALFCAKCGQRLNDSVPTGATGPAPTPMDRLKGRGAAPDEPETHLWAGGFSPKAMIGHWLLAALVTVAGIIAGVLFAIPTAGAIWLFVGLGSVALWGGLFLYYLYLRFGMSYELTSQRLVHKVGILSQSTNRIEVIDVDDVSYHQTFIERMLGVGTIKILSTDTSDPKLVIRGIDEVKRIANMIDNVRRDERRRRGMYIETV comes from the coding sequence ATGAATTGCCCCTCTTGCCAAGCTGAGATGCCAGCCGACGCTCTGTTTTGTGCCAAGTGCGGGCAACGACTGAACGATTCGGTGCCAACCGGGGCCACTGGTCCAGCGCCAACTCCTATGGATCGCCTTAAAGGGCGCGGTGCTGCGCCAGATGAGCCCGAAACACACCTGTGGGCTGGCGGGTTCTCCCCCAAGGCGATGATCGGACATTGGCTGCTGGCGGCACTGGTGACGGTGGCCGGGATTATTGCAGGGGTACTCTTCGCCATTCCCACAGCCGGCGCCATCTGGCTGTTTGTCGGGCTGGGGTCAGTTGCCTTGTGGGGCGGTCTGTTTCTCTACTATCTCTATCTGCGGTTTGGCATGAGTTACGAACTGACCAGCCAGCGGTTGGTGCACAAAGTGGGGATTCTCAGCCAGTCGACAAACCGTATTGAAGTGATTGATGTCGACGACGTGTCTTACCATCAGACGTTTATCGAGCGGATGCTGGGGGTGGGGACTATTAAGATTCTGTCGACTGATACATCGGACCCAAAGCTGGTGATCCGGGGCATCGACGAGGTGAAGCGGATTGCGAACATGATTGACAACGTGCGGCGCGACGAACGGCGGCGGCGGGGAATGTATATCGAGACGGTTTAA
- a CDS encoding HD-GYP domain-containing protein has protein sequence MLALIVDDDEIALAMLEHTLKRSGFEVITASNGREALETLRQHPVRLVISDWDMPGMTGLELCRAVRSGEFEQYIYFVLLTSHRRNDEIVQGLAAGADDFIVKPFHPPELILRVRAGERILGLETRDVTIFALARLAESRDTDTGEHLERVQKYCGCLARYLYQQGMFQVEIDREFIHLIQQTSPLHDIGKVGIPDAILLKPGRFTPEEFDVMKRHTKIGADTLQAALDKYPGAKFLRMARDIALTHHEKFDGTGYPQGLAGKDIPLCGRIVAVADVYDALTTKRVYKDAFPHEQAVQMIGEQAGRHFDPQIVDAFLVCSEAFREINLTQRPEAVLSTYETTHRAVMV, from the coding sequence ATGCTTGCATTAATTGTCGACGACGACGAAATCGCACTCGCGATGCTCGAGCACACGCTCAAGCGTTCGGGGTTCGAAGTGATCACGGCCAGCAATGGTCGCGAAGCACTCGAAACCCTGCGTCAGCATCCCGTTCGTCTCGTCATCAGCGATTGGGATATGCCCGGCATGACCGGCCTCGAACTATGCCGCGCGGTACGCAGCGGCGAGTTCGAGCAATACATCTATTTCGTGCTCCTCACCAGTCACCGTCGCAACGACGAGATCGTTCAGGGACTGGCGGCTGGGGCCGACGACTTTATCGTCAAGCCGTTTCATCCGCCGGAGTTGATCCTGCGCGTTCGCGCGGGCGAACGAATCTTGGGATTAGAAACCCGCGACGTCACGATCTTTGCGCTAGCCCGCCTTGCCGAAAGTCGCGATACCGATACCGGCGAACATCTCGAGCGCGTGCAAAAGTACTGCGGTTGCTTGGCGCGGTATTTATATCAGCAGGGGATGTTCCAAGTGGAGATCGACCGCGAGTTCATCCACCTCATTCAGCAGACCAGCCCGCTGCACGATATTGGTAAGGTCGGCATTCCCGACGCAATCCTCCTCAAGCCGGGTCGTTTCACGCCGGAAGAGTTCGACGTGATGAAGCGGCATACAAAGATCGGGGCCGACACGCTGCAGGCAGCGCTCGACAAGTATCCCGGTGCCAAATTCCTTCGCATGGCCCGCGATATTGCCCTCACGCATCACGAAAAGTTCGATGGCACCGGCTATCCTCAGGGGCTAGCCGGCAAAGACATTCCCCTCTGCGGCCGCATTGTGGCTGTGGCCGATGTCTACGACGCGCTGACGACCAAGCGAGTCTATAAAGATGCCTTCCCGCACGAGCAGGCGGTGCAGATGATCGGCGAACAAGCGGGCCGCCACTTCGACCCGCAAATTGTCGATGCCTTCCTCGTCTGCAGCGAAGCCTTCCGCGAAATCAACCTCACCCAGCGACCGGAAGCAGTGCTCAGCACCTATGAAACGACGCACCGGGCGGTGATGGTGTGA